The Ancylobacter sp. WKF20 genome contains a region encoding:
- a CDS encoding helix-turn-helix domain-containing protein produces MHPILFTTASLPPHQQFGAFRVAHEAIMDIVPPADGQTSFAMSQRIWPLGRLVLTSTSLPRKGHPVRWTHLPKGVLDHWYVVLPCRFDEAGLAHPKPEARPCIHSLARPLTTEIEDDGVLTLFVPRNLLADSCLDNFLDVPLANGPGTLLGDLMLALDRRLPLIEPHDIDHLVEATRCFLNAVAQPSPDHVAESQAPIDLALLERARRLIRQRLTEPALTPDAICKELGVSRSRLYRLFEPIGGISAYVRRQRLLAARHALLNPMDVRPITRIAEHWGFPDASVFSRTFRHEFGVSPKDAREACRMGRRGIGGLEGTSVACSHMPSLADLLRRLAA; encoded by the coding sequence GTGCATCCCATCCTGTTCACCACCGCCTCCCTGCCGCCGCACCAGCAATTCGGGGCGTTCCGCGTCGCCCATGAGGCGATTATGGACATAGTCCCGCCTGCGGACGGCCAGACGTCCTTCGCCATGTCGCAGCGCATCTGGCCACTCGGCCGCCTCGTGCTGACCAGCACAAGCTTGCCGCGCAAAGGTCATCCTGTCCGCTGGACACATCTGCCAAAGGGCGTGCTCGACCACTGGTACGTCGTGCTGCCGTGCCGCTTCGACGAGGCGGGGCTGGCGCATCCCAAGCCGGAAGCGCGGCCCTGCATCCACTCACTGGCGCGGCCGCTCACCACGGAAATCGAAGATGACGGGGTTCTAACACTGTTCGTGCCGCGAAACCTGTTGGCCGATTCGTGCCTCGACAACTTCCTCGACGTGCCGCTCGCCAATGGCCCGGGAACGCTGCTGGGCGACCTGATGCTGGCGCTGGATCGCCGGCTGCCACTCATCGAACCCCACGACATCGATCACCTCGTCGAGGCGACGCGCTGCTTCCTCAATGCCGTTGCACAACCGTCCCCTGACCATGTGGCCGAATCCCAGGCGCCCATCGACCTTGCACTGCTCGAACGGGCACGGAGGCTCATCCGGCAGCGTCTGACGGAGCCGGCCCTCACCCCGGACGCGATCTGCAAGGAACTCGGCGTGTCGCGCTCTCGGCTCTACCGACTGTTCGAGCCGATCGGTGGCATATCGGCCTATGTGCGGCGCCAAAGGCTGCTGGCGGCGCGGCACGCGCTGCTCAACCCGATGGATGTCCGCCCGATCACGCGCATTGCCGAGCACTGGGGCTTTCCCGATGCGTCGGTATTCAGCCGTACCTTCCGGCACGAATTCGGCGTGTCCCCAAAGGACGCCCGCGAAGCGTGCCGGATGGGTCGGCGGGGAATAGGCGGCCTTGAGGGAACCAGCGTGGCCTGCAGCCACATGCCGAGCCTTGCCGACCTGCTTCGTCGGCTCGCCGCTTAG